The sequence aagacaagaggagggtcatgctctgcccgtccaatgGCTGGTGTACTACATTAGCGAAGTGATGTCGGAAACCAAGACACGGTATccacagatccagaagctgctctGTGCACTGGTCTTGGCTCGgagcaagctgcgccactacttcgaggcacATCCCGTCACCATGGTCTCAtccttccccttgggagagatcgTCTACAATAGGGAAGCCTccggtagaattgccaaatggaccGTGGAActaatgggagaaactctcacttaCGCACCTCGAAAGGCTATCAAATCCCAAATCTTGCCTGACTTCATCGCTGAGTGGACCGACATTCAGCTGCCCCCACCACAAATTCAAGCTGAGtgttggaccatgtacttcgatgggtcggtgatgaaaaccgccGCTGGCGCCGGTCTCCTTTTCATCTCTCCCCACGGAGTGCACATGCACTACGTGATTCGCCTCTATTTCCATCGTCCAAtaatatggcggagtatgaggccctccttggtggcctccgcatcgccatcgaactTGGTATCAAGCGTctcgacgtgcgcggtgactctcaacttgTCATCGACCAAgagatgaaggagtctagctgtcacgacctgaagatggaggcatattGCAACGCAGTGCGccacctcgaagacaagttcaaCGGCATAGAACTCAACCACGTCCTGTGCAAGTACAATGAGGATGCGGACGAGCTAGCTAAGATCGCGTCGGGACGGACTACCATTCCCCCGAATATCTTTGCTCGCGACATCGTCAAACCCTCCGTCGATTTCAAAGATCCAGGGGAGCCGGGCCCCTCGACTGCCGAGCCCTCCGACGGGAATCTCTcggcggacgagaccgagcccaTGGAGACAGAAACCGAGACATCCTTGGTGGACGAGGTCGAGGCAATGCAGACTGACGAGGCCCCACTTTCGCATGACTGGCGCGACCAGTTCCTCGACTGGATCAACTGAGGGGTGCaaccctcggaccgcgctcaggcaCGATGTgtcgccaggcgggccaagtctttCGTCATAATCGACAGAGAGCTGTATAGGCGCAGCCCATCGGGAGTCCTGCAACGTTGCCTCCCCATTCCCGAGGGTAGGGAGCTGCTTTGAGACATCCATGCCGGAGTATGTGGCCACCACGCGgtgccacgcaccctcgtgggtaacgcgtttaggcagggtttctactggccaacatgAAAGGACCTTAATCGCGTGATGTcacctagaggggggtgaataggcgtttaaAATAAATCCTGCAGATTAAAACACTTAACACAAATGTCAGctaccaaccggtcagaccattCGGACAGACCGGTAAGACCGGTCTTACACTTGGAACAGGAAACTAAgacaccaaccggtcagaccggttgagcagaccggtcagaccggtcctacgcaGAACCTGCACAAACAGAGTTAGTTCTCCCCTTTACCAGCTCTAGCACAAATACAACTTGATGTGGTGCTTCTGTAGGTGCTTACAAATATATTTCTTAAccctgcacacacagaaacaacaaaaccaagtagatcgaagcggaaACACAAATAAAGCTAGAGCACAAGTGTGAGGCAAACCaaatgaagatgatgcaaaggagacacagagatttgtttcaccgaagttcagattcaccacgttcaccacgtgtgaatcctactctccgttgaggaagcttatggcgaccacaaggtcaagctatctccttcTTTCCACTATATGACTATGTGTCCTCGTGACACACGAtcgctgctgcaacaaacttgccactGCTCACCACAAGCTTAGGAGCTAGCCGGTGACGCCTAGCCGactaggaggcttcacctccaagagtaacaaatgcttcaacaaGTTGGCCGACGCAACCACAAGTGCTCAAGCTTGGGATTATGCTCTCACTGCTCAAATGCTCTCTTAGCAAAggtttcactcaacccaactcaaggatctAATCTTGATTCACTCAAATCTCACAAACAGAGGTTTGGGGAGGACTTCTCAAGTGCTCTCACGGCTCAGAGATGGCTTAGAATCACAATGGCATCAGTCCCCGCGAATGGGTGACggtgtggggtataaatacctctctctcaaaaactagccgttgctctgtcagttttagaccggtcagaccagtcccccagaccggtcagacctgtcggTTCAAATAAACAAGCCGTTggacccgaccggtcagaccggtcggctggactggtcagaccggtcacactaGGTATTTTTCTCCCAAGTGTTTCTCTCTAATTTTTCTCACATGGGATAGCTATAAGCACTTTTGGTTATGTCGAgccactgatgttgcatcccccttgatagtacggcatct comes from Panicum virgatum strain AP13 chromosome 4K, P.virgatum_v5, whole genome shotgun sequence and encodes:
- the LOC120704702 gene encoding uncharacterized protein LOC120704702: MEAYCNAVRHLEDKFNGIELNHVLCKYNEDADELAKIASGRTTIPPNIFARDIVKPSVDFKDPGEPGPSTAEPSDGNLSADETEPMETETETSLVDEVEAMQTDEAPLSHDWRDQFLDWIN